The genomic interval CCCAACGTATCCAAAATTTGAATTAATCCAAAATTAGTATAAATTATTTTTATGAGTAAAAAAATATTCAATCTAAAATCAAACTTTAAGCCTACCGGAGACCAGCCAAAAGCTATAAAACAGCTTTATGAAAATCTTATTTCAGGTGTAAACGAGCAGGTCTTGCTTGGTGCAACAGGAACAGGTAAGACCTTTACCATAGCCAACCTTATTGAAAAATACGGAAGACCAACCTTGATACTATCTCATAACAAAACCTTAGCAGCACAGCTTTACAGAGAAATAAAAGAGCTGTTTCCTGATAATGCTGTTGAATACTTTGTGTCTTACTACGATTATTACCAACCGGAAGCCTACATTCCACAAAAAGACCTTTATATAGAAAAAGACAGTGCAATCAACGATGCAATAGACAGGCTAAGACACTCAGCAACAAGAAGTCTGATAGAAAGACCGGATACGATTGTAGTAGCTTCTGTATCCTGCATATACGGACTTGGAACGCCAGAATTTTATGAAAAGTTAAGATTGCAACTTTACGTTGGGATGGAAATAGACAGACAAACACTTTTAAGAAAATTGGTAGAACTTCAATATCAGAGGGATGACTTTTCATTAAAAAGAGGAACGTTTAAAGTAAAAGGTGATACAGTTGAAATCTTACCGGCATACACAGAAGACATTATCGTAAGAGTTGAATTTTTTGGTGATGAAATAGAAAGTATATTAGAAATAGATATTTTTAATAGAGATGTAAAAAGAAAACTTGATAGAACTGTTATCTTTCCGGCAAGTCACTATGTTATACCAAGACCTGATATGTTAGAGGCTATAAAACAGATACAAAAAGATTTAGAGATAGAAGTAGAAGAGTTTAGAAGAGCAGGAAAAGAGATAGAAGCAAACAGGCTTTGGCAAAGGACAAATTACGATATAGAAATGATGCTTGAGCTTGGAACGTGTAAAGGAATAGAAAACTATTCAAGATACTTCGATGGCAGAAAGCCAGGAGAACCACCTTATACTCTCATTGATTACTTTCCGGAAGATTTTTTACTTATAGTAGATGAGTCTCACGTTACAATTCCGCAGATAAAAGCAATGTATAACGGAGACTTTTCAAGAAAAGAAAACCTTGTTAAATATGGTTGGAGAATGAAATCAGCCTACGATAACAGACCTTTAAAGTTTGAAGAATTTGTACAAAAAATACAAAAAGCAATTTACGTATCTGCAACGCCGGCAGATTGGGAAATCAAAAGGTCAAAAGGTGTAATAGTTGAGCAGATAATCAGACCAACAGGCTTGCTTGACCCAATAATAGAAGTCAAAAAAACCGAAGGTCAAATAGATGATTTAATCAATGAAATATGGAAAGTCAAAGAAAGGGACGAAAGAGCAATTGTCATCACACTAACCAAAAAAATGGCAGAACATTTAGCAGATTATCTGACAGAAAGAGAAATAAAGGCAATATACCTCCATTCAGAAATAGACACGATAGAGAGGG from Sulfurihydrogenibium sp. carries:
- the uvrB gene encoding excinuclease ABC subunit UvrB, with translation MSKKIFNLKSNFKPTGDQPKAIKQLYENLISGVNEQVLLGATGTGKTFTIANLIEKYGRPTLILSHNKTLAAQLYREIKELFPDNAVEYFVSYYDYYQPEAYIPQKDLYIEKDSAINDAIDRLRHSATRSLIERPDTIVVASVSCIYGLGTPEFYEKLRLQLYVGMEIDRQTLLRKLVELQYQRDDFSLKRGTFKVKGDTVEILPAYTEDIIVRVEFFGDEIESILEIDIFNRDVKRKLDRTVIFPASHYVIPRPDMLEAIKQIQKDLEIEVEEFRRAGKEIEANRLWQRTNYDIEMMLELGTCKGIENYSRYFDGRKPGEPPYTLIDYFPEDFLLIVDESHVTIPQIKAMYNGDFSRKENLVKYGWRMKSAYDNRPLKFEEFVQKIQKAIYVSATPADWEIKRSKGVIVEQIIRPTGLLDPIIEVKKTEGQIDDLINEIWKVKERDERAIVITLTKKMAEHLADYLTEREIKAIYLHSEIDTIERVKIIKEFREGKYDVIVGVNLLREGLDMPEVSLVAVLDADKQGFLRSKTALIQTIGRAARNVNGKAILYADKLTPAMIETIEETNRRRKIQEEYNKKHGIIPKTVSKEVKDLISLEELGILEIYNQLPDDINSEEDLMKKIEQLEKQMWDYAKNWEFEKAAEIRDQLEKLKKLATVIG